A portion of the Longimicrobiaceae bacterium genome contains these proteins:
- a CDS encoding DUF1440 domain-containing protein, whose protein sequence is MRRSGNGRRDGDLLADVLKGALAGAAATWAMGPVTGYLYEHESKQARSAEDEARGGKTAYGVAAERAAEAVGRELSDDERATYGSAIHWGLGVGAGAVYGALRGRLPGTDLGNGLLFGAAFWALVDEGANTALGLTPGPTAFPWQTHARGLAGHLVFGLAADTTLRVLDRVA, encoded by the coding sequence ATGAGGCGCAGCGGCAACGGACGGCGCGACGGAGACCTGCTGGCGGACGTGCTCAAGGGCGCGCTCGCCGGCGCCGCGGCAACCTGGGCGATGGGCCCGGTGACCGGCTACCTGTACGAGCACGAGTCGAAGCAGGCGCGCAGCGCGGAGGACGAGGCGCGGGGCGGCAAGACGGCCTACGGCGTGGCGGCGGAGAGGGCGGCGGAGGCCGTGGGCCGCGAGCTCTCGGACGACGAGCGGGCCACGTACGGCTCGGCCATCCACTGGGGGCTGGGCGTGGGCGCGGGTGCGGTCTACGGCGCCCTGCGGGGGCGGCTCCCCGGGACCGACCTGGGCAACGGGCTGCTCTTCGGCGCCGCGTTCTGGGCCCTGGTCGACGAGGGGGCCAACACCGCCCTGGGCCTGACTCCCGGCCCGACCGCCTTCCCCTGGCAGACGCACGCCCGCGGGCTGGCGGGCCACCTGGTCTTCGGGCTGGCGGCCGACACCACCCTGCGCGTGCTCGACCGGGTCGCGTGA